The following DNA comes from Gemmatimonadaceae bacterium.
CCTCGAGTTCCATCGCGAGGTTCATGCTGCGCACGGTGACGTCCTCGGGGAGATCGAGCGGGGCAGTGGTGAAGTCGAGGATCGCGTGCACGCCGCCCCGAACCAGCTGCGCGGCGACGTCCTGCGCTTCGTGGCGCGGCACCGCCAACACGGCGATGTCGGCGCGCAGCTGGCGCACGGCGTGCGAGAGATCGCTGGCGTCGGCGATGGTCACGCCGTCGAGCGTGTGCCCCACACGGTGCGGGTCGGCGTCAAAGATGCCGACGACCTCGAAGCCGCGATCGCGAAAACCGCGATGACGCGCCATCGCCGATCCAATCTTGCCAGCGCCGACGATGACAAGCCGCCACGAACGATCGAGGCCGAGGATCTCGCGGATGTGCGCGACGAGATCGTGCGTCGCATAGCCGAGTCCGCGCTTGCCGAAGGAGCCGAAGAAGGAGAGATCCTTGCGCACCTGCGCCGACGTCGTGCCGCCGCTGCGGGCGAGCTCGCCGCTGGAGACGGTCGTGCGTCCCGCGGTCTCGAACTCCTCGAGGTAGCGCAGGTACAGGGAGAGCCGTCGGACAGTGGACTCGGCGATCTTCTTCACGGCGTGCAGCGGTTCGGAGGCGCACGCGGTGCGTGCGCGGTGCGTGCGCGGTGCGTGCGCGCGGGTGCGGGAGCTTGTGAATTCCTTCACAATCTAGGCCAGCAGCCGTCGAAGTGGTACCGTTCGGGCATGAAGGCGTTTGCCACCTGCCGATTCATCGTCGTGGACGTCGAGACGACCGGGACGAGCCACGGCAATGGCGATCGCGTGACCGAAGTGGCCGCCGTCGTCGTCGAGGACGGTGAGATTCGCGACGGCTTTCATTCGCTGGTGAACCCGCAGCGCCCGATCCCGTGGCGCATCACGGCGCTGACGGGAATCTCCGACGAGATGGTGGCCGGCGCCCCGCCATTCAGCGTCATCGCCGCGCCGCTGGCCGAGG
Coding sequences within:
- a CDS encoding redox-sensing transcriptional repressor Rex, translated to MKEFTSSRTRAHAPRTHRARTACASEPLHAVKKIAESTVRRLSLYLRYLEEFETAGRTTVSSGELARSGGTTSAQVRKDLSFFGSFGKRGLGYATHDLVAHIREILGLDRSWRLVIVGAGKIGSAMARHRGFRDRGFEVVGIFDADPHRVGHTLDGVTIADASDLSHAVRQLRADIAVLAVPRHEAQDVAAQLVRGGVHAILDFTTAPLDLPEDVTVRSMNLAMELEVLSHALSHARAHAPAHAPAHAPAHR